GCGGCGGCGCGGATTGGGGTGTTGACCCGTTGGTATGCGACGGGTCTGTGAGCAGTATGTGGGTGAGCGCGGTGGCTGCTTGTTGTGTGGCGTTGACGGGGCGTCGCCCAAATGGCTCAAAATAGGTCATCACGATGGTGCGATCCATAGGGTTGACGTTAGTTGGTGGGAGTTCCCTGCCGCAGACAAGGGCTAGCCAGATTCCTCTTTTCCCTGCGTGGGAGCGCAGCAAAGGGGTGGATTGTTCGGTATGGTGGTCATCCGCGCAGCATCAGGTGCCAGGTTCCTGAGACTGTGACTGCTCGCAGGTGGTGTTCACCGATTGTTCCCGTCGCTTGCCTGCGGGGCACAGTTGCGCGTTGTTGCTCTTTTTCACCCACGGCAGGCAAATATGGCGCTCGATCTTTCTGTGCTCAACGAACTTTCTTCTGTTGCAGAGGTGCAACAAACTACGAGGGCGTTGCGGGCCACGAACCGGCCGGTGGTGTTGGTTCCGATATTTGGCCGTCCGCACACTGCCCATGCGGAGTTGATTGCGGCAGCGAAAAGTTTGCCGCGGGCTGTGGTGTTTGTCGTAGTGCTGCCGGGGATATGTAAACGGGATGAGGAGTTGACGGCGGCCGCAGCGCAAACAAGGGTCGAGTTTTCCGCGCAGGAAATCGACTATCTGGCGCAAGCTGGTGCGACATTGTTGTGGCGCCCGACAGCCGCGGAGGTGGCCGTTGCGGATGGTCGCACGATGGTGGATGCTGGTCGGTTGGCAACTGCGTTGCAGTCGGCGGTGTCGCCGAAAGCCGTCAACCGGTTTGTGACCACGATGGTCCGCCTACTGGGTTTGACTAGGGCGTCTGATGTGGTGATCGGGGAGCGATCCTATGTGCAACTTGTGGTGTTGCAGCAGGCCGTAAGCGATTTGGCTATGGGGGTGCAGGTGCACACGATTGGAGTGTTGCGAACCAGCAGTGGGCTGCCTTGTTCGCGCATGTTGGGGCAGGCTTCGCCGGCTGTGACGCAAGCTGCAATGACGATTTCGGCGGCGCTGGTGGCCGGCACCCATGCGGCCACCCAAGGCATTGCGGCAGCTATTGCGGCGACTCAGCAGGTTGTCGCGTTAGCACCGGGGCTGGACAGTGTGACGGTGACCGTAACCGATGATTGGTTGCAGGAAGTGACCGATACGACTGTTGGTGCAGCTGAGGATGCATATCGACTGCATGTTGTCGCAACGTGTGACGGTGTGACGTTATATGACCAAGGGACAGTGCTGGTGGGGGATGTGCGTCGGCGGCAGGAAAAAGAGATTGCTCAGGCGGCGTTAGCCGCCGCAGGTTTAGATGCTGAGCTCACTGAGGAAGAGTTCAGCGAATTGCAGCGGCTCCGGGAGTTGGTTGCGCGTCAGCAGACAGTGCGCAAAGCCTTCGGCAACGATGCCTCCGAGTAGTTCTTGGAAGGCGGCGGTGCTCTTGAGGTGTGTATGGTTCGTGTCTTGTTTCCCTCACACCAAGTTCACAGCTTTCACAATATTCACAGTAATTCACATCCGTCACAGCCTTGGCGTGGCCTG
The Corynebacterium choanae DNA segment above includes these coding regions:
- a CDS encoding pantoate--beta-alanine ligase encodes the protein MALDLSVLNELSSVAEVQQTTRALRATNRPVVLVPIFGRPHTAHAELIAAAKSLPRAVVFVVVLPGICKRDEELTAAAAQTRVEFSAQEIDYLAQAGATLLWRPTAAEVAVADGRTMVDAGRLATALQSAVSPKAVNRFVTTMVRLLGLTRASDVVIGERSYVQLVVLQQAVSDLAMGVQVHTIGVLRTSSGLPCSRMLGQASPAVTQAAMTISAALVAGTHAATQGIAAAIAATQQVVALAPGLDSVTVTVTDDWLQEVTDTTVGAAEDAYRLHVVATCDGVTLYDQGTVLVGDVRRRQEKEIAQAALAAAGLDAELTEEEFSELQRLRELVARQQTVRKAFGNDASE